The DNA window CAGTGTCTGGCTATCGCTCTGTTACAACTCATCAAGAAGAGCAACGCTTTTTTGAAGTTCTTCAACAAGATATCTATTTTGCGCAAAGCCAAAGCTATGCGTTAAAAAAGACCGCAAAAGTGGTGTTTCGAGAAAGTAAGGGAACTTATGAAATCTACACAGACCTTCAGTCGGTAATGGTTTCCCGCAAATTACCTCAATCGGTTCAATTGATGAAAACGAGCAACTTAACAGAAATTCATTTTAATTCTAGTGGTTCTGTAGTTCTATCGGGAACTTTCCGGTTTTCTACATCTAGTGGAGATAAAACGCTAGTGGTCCACCTCGGGGTAGGGAGAGTGGTGTTTTCTGGATGAACAAGGCATGTCGTGGGCAGAAACAATGTTGAGTTTGATTATGGTGTTTATTCTTTTTGGCAGCTTATTGCCGATGATGATTGGAATTCAGCATAGCCTACAAGTCAAGAAAGAACGGGTTAGCGCATTTGAAACTTTACATGAAGCAGCACGTGAAATAAGTGCTACAGGAAAGTTGCAAGGGCAACGGTCAGTCAATAACATTTTCTATAGCTGGGAAATGGATGAAAAGCTTTGTGTAGAATACGTAGATTATAAAGATCAGCAGCGACGTATATGCATCGAGTAAAGCGGCTAGATGAAAATGGGTTTTCTTTTTTAACATCGATTTTTGATTTGATGGTGTTAATGACGATACTGCCATTAATCGTTTTGTTTTTTAATTTTTCAATCAATTTTAAACAAGACTTAGACCCTCACCGGGCAGAGTGGCAATTATTCGTTATTGATTTGCAGAGCTATCTGCATCGCAGTGATTCTATCGAAATCATTAATGGAGGAAGTGGAATTCGAGTTGTTCAAAGAGGTGAGGAATTTGATATTGAACTCTACACTGATATGATGCGCAAGCAAAAAAGTAGGAAAGGGCATGAAGTGATGTTAACACGAGTGAATCAGTGCAGCTTTTCGTTAGAAGGCAATATATTGAACATACGGACCAGTTTTTTTTCGGGTAACGTAGAAGAGGCAGAATATGTATTTACAAAACCACCTGAATGAGAAAGGTGCCATTTATCCAATCACGATTGTCTTTTTTATGTCCGCTCTCTTGGTGTTATCCCATACTTTGATGCTTTATTCTATTCAATATAAAACATACGATGGTTTGGAAAATACGCATAGACATGCTACGATACTATTACTGACAGAAATAGAGCAAAAATAAATACCTGAGTAGAGGTAAGTATCGGGTGGTAGGATGAATAGAATATATTTGATTGGATTTATGGGCTGCGGAAAAAGCGCGGTCGGCAGGAGGTTAAGCTTTCTGCTGAAACTGCCTTTCTATGACATGGATAAAGAGATTGTTCGTCAGACAGGGATGACGATTCCTGAAATTTTTGAGCAGCATGGCGAAAAATATTTTAGGGATTTAGAAACGCAATTTTTGCAAAATTTTAAAAATGATTATTGCATCATCTCTACAGGTGGTGGAGTAACCATGCGTAAAGAAAATCAAAAAATCATGAGAAATACAGGGTTGGTGATGTTTTTAGATGCACCATTCCGTGAAATTTGGCGAAGGATTCACCGGGATCCCAATCGGCCGATTGTCCGTCAATCGACTCGTGAAGAAATTGAAGCGTTGCATAAAGCGCGTTACCGGGATTATAAACAAACGGCACATATTACGATTCGAACCGAATTTCGTACTTTACGACAAATAACACAATATGCTGCATTTCAAGTGAATCGGCTAAAAAGCGAACGTTTTGATTTGAATTAATCAATTCGTTCGCTTTTTATCCTCTTAAAGAAAAAAGATTGCGCTTTCTAGTGAACAATGTTAGGATATATTCAAAGTTATACTATTCTGTATAACGGATTGGACCAATCAATTTTGATTTGGGCGGATGATTGTACGAGGAGAGAATGCGAAAGCGTCGCCGAAGGAGCAAATAACAAAAGTTATGAATCTCTCAGGCAAAAAGACTCGTACAGGACGCATCTCTGGAGAATGCTGCTTGTCAGCTACCAACGAGGAAAGCCATCATTATGGTAAACTTTCAGGTTCCAGGACAGAGATTTCCCTTTAAAGGGAAATCTCTGTCCTTTTTTCGTGTCCACATAGCCGGCCGAAAAGATTTGTAAAATGAGGAGGAAAATCATTGGCACAGTTAAAGCGTACACCTCTTTTTGAAACTTATTCAAAATACGGTGGCAAAACAATTGATTTTGGTGGTTGGGAATTGCCTGTGCAATTTTCGAGCATTAAAGAAGAACATGAGGCGGTCAGAACAAAAGCAGGACTTTTTGATGTATCGCATATGGGTGAAATCTTCGTTACAGGAACAGACAGTTTAGACTACCTCCAGCATCTCGTTACAAATGATGTATCCAAAATTCAAGATGGCCAAGCGCAATATACGGCGATGTGCTATGAAGACGGCGGCACTGTAGATGATCTTTTAGTTTATAAAATAGCAGACCAGCATTATTTATTAGTTGTAAATGCATCCAATATCGAAAAAGATTTCGAGTGGATGGAAGCATCAAAAACTGGTGATGTTACATTAGAAAACGCATCTGAACGCTATGGCTTGTTGGCGTTGCAAGGTCCTTTGTCTGAACAAGTACTTCAACGTTTAACAGATGAAGATCTTTCAACGATTAAACCTTTCCGTTTTAAAAATGATGTAGTAGTAGCAGGGCAACAAGTAATTTTATCTCGCACAGGTTATACGGGCGAAAACGGCTTTGAAATTTATGCAGCTCCTGAAACATTAGTCGCATTGTGGGAAAAAATCCTAACAGAAGGTGAACCGGAAGGCATTTTACCAGTAGGACTTGGCGCGCGTGATACGCTTCGCTTTGAAGCTTGTCTTGCTTTATATGGACAAGAATTATCAAAAGATATCACGCCACTTGAAGCGGGTATCAATTTTGTTGTGAAATTGAAAAAAGAACAAGATTTTCTTGGCAAAAAAGCATTGGCTGCTCAAAAAGAAGCAGGAGTGCCACGTAAACTAGTAGGCATTGAAATGATTGATAAAGGCATACCGCGACATGGTTATCCTGTTTATATTGGTGATCAACAAATTGGTGAAGTAACAACCGGTACGCAATCACCAACATTGAAGAAAAATATCGGACTGGCTTTAGTTTCAAGTGAATACGCTGAACTTGGAATCGAATTAGAAGTTGAAATTCGCAATAAGCGACTAAAAGCGAAAACAGTAGAAACACCATTTTATAAACGATCCAACTAATTTAACTTGAAAAGGGGACATCACTCCATGAAGCATCGCTATTTACCAATGACAACTCAAGATGAAAAAGAAATGCTGGAAACAATCGGTATCGATTCAATTGATGAATTATTTTCGGATATTCCGGAAAAAGTTCGTTTTAGAGGCGAATACAATATTAAAGCAGCTAAATCAGAGTCTTCATTGACAAAAGAATTGGCTCAAATTGCGGCTAAAAATGCAGACACGAACCGCTATGCTTCATTTTTAGGTGCAGGCGTTTATGATCATTACAAACCGATTATCGTAGATCATGTCATTTCGCGCTCTGAGTTTTACACAGCGTATACACCGTACCAACCAGAAATTTCTCAAGGTGAATTGCAAGCTATTTTTGAGTTCCAAACAATGATTAGTGAATTAACAGGTATGGATATTGCCAACTCATCTATGTACGATGGTGGAACAGCTCTTGCTGAGGCGGGGATGCTTGCTGCAGGACACACGAAACGAAAGAAAATTTTAGTGTCACGCGCAGTTCATCCGGAATCTCGTGACGTTGTTCGCACTTACGCACTTGGTCAGTCGATTGATGTTATCGAAATTCCATTAAAAGATGGGCATACCGATTTAGATGCGCTAAAAGAAATGATGGATGACAATGTTGCAACTGTGATGATTCAATATCCTAACTTTTTTGGTCAAGTTGAAAACTTAAAAGAAATTGAGCCAATTGTTCACGGGTCTGGCGCATTGCTTTCCGTTTCTTCAAATCCACTAGCACTTGGTGCACTTACTGCTCCGGGTCAATTAGGTGCGGACATTACTGTTGGAGATGCACAGCCTTTCGGTATCCCTGAAGCATACGGCGGTCCTCACTGTGGTTACTTCGCGGTTACTAAAAAGTTAATGCGTAAAGTTCCAGGTCGTCTTGTAGGGGAAACGACGGATGAAGAAGGTCGTCGTGGATTTGTATTAACATTGCAAGCGCGCGAACAACATATTCGACGTGATAAAGCAACTTCTAATATTTGTTCGAACCAAGCATTGAACGCATTAGCGGCATCTGTTGCTATGACAGCACTTGGTAAAGTCGGCACACAAGAAATCGCGAAACAAAACATTGTAAAGACGCATTATATGAAACAACAATTGAAAAAAGCTGGATTTGAAATTGTTTTTGAAGGTGCCCATTTCAATGAAATTGTGATTAAAACAAAAGAAACTGTAAAGCAATTAAATGATCGTTTGTTCGAAAAAGATATGATTGGCGGCTATGATCTTGGATTAAGCTATGACGAATTCCAAAATCATATGCTTGTTGCGGTTACTGAACAACGGACAAAAGAAGAAATCGATGCATTCGTGCAGGAAATTGCTGTGAAAGTACAGGAAGTGG is part of the Planococcus sp. PAMC 21323 genome and encodes:
- the comGF gene encoding competence type IV pilus minor pilin ComGF, whose product is MHRVKRLDENGFSFLTSIFDLMVLMTILPLIVLFFNFSINFKQDLDPHRAEWQLFVIDLQSYLHRSDSIEIINGGSGIRVVQRGEEFDIELYTDMMRKQKSRKGHEVMLTRVNQCSFSLEGNILNIRTSFFSGNVEEAEYVFTKPPE
- the gcvPA gene encoding aminomethyl-transferring glycine dehydrogenase subunit GcvPA, with translation MKHRYLPMTTQDEKEMLETIGIDSIDELFSDIPEKVRFRGEYNIKAAKSESSLTKELAQIAAKNADTNRYASFLGAGVYDHYKPIIVDHVISRSEFYTAYTPYQPEISQGELQAIFEFQTMISELTGMDIANSSMYDGGTALAEAGMLAAGHTKRKKILVSRAVHPESRDVVRTYALGQSIDVIEIPLKDGHTDLDALKEMMDDNVATVMIQYPNFFGQVENLKEIEPIVHGSGALLSVSSNPLALGALTAPGQLGADITVGDAQPFGIPEAYGGPHCGYFAVTKKLMRKVPGRLVGETTDEEGRRGFVLTLQAREQHIRRDKATSNICSNQALNALAASVAMTALGKVGTQEIAKQNIVKTHYMKQQLKKAGFEIVFEGAHFNEIVIKTKETVKQLNDRLFEKDMIGGYDLGLSYDEFQNHMLVAVTEQRTKEEIDAFVQEIAVKVQEVGATHA
- the gcvT gene encoding glycine cleavage system aminomethyltransferase GcvT, which translates into the protein MAQLKRTPLFETYSKYGGKTIDFGGWELPVQFSSIKEEHEAVRTKAGLFDVSHMGEIFVTGTDSLDYLQHLVTNDVSKIQDGQAQYTAMCYEDGGTVDDLLVYKIADQHYLLVVNASNIEKDFEWMEASKTGDVTLENASERYGLLALQGPLSEQVLQRLTDEDLSTIKPFRFKNDVVVAGQQVILSRTGYTGENGFEIYAAPETLVALWEKILTEGEPEGILPVGLGARDTLRFEACLALYGQELSKDITPLEAGINFVVKLKKEQDFLGKKALAAQKEAGVPRKLVGIEMIDKGIPRHGYPVYIGDQQIGEVTTGTQSPTLKKNIGLALVSSEYAELGIELEVEIRNKRLKAKTVETPFYKRSN
- the comGD gene encoding competence type IV pilus minor pilin ComGD, with the protein product MQNLNEKGFTLLEMLLVLSVLVTISTISVSGYRSVTTHQEEQRFFEVLQQDIYFAQSQSYALKKTAKVVFRESKGTYEIYTDLQSVMVSRKLPQSVQLMKTSNLTEIHFNSSGSVVLSGTFRFSTSSGDKTLVVHLGVGRVVFSG
- a CDS encoding shikimate kinase, giving the protein MNRIYLIGFMGCGKSAVGRRLSFLLKLPFYDMDKEIVRQTGMTIPEIFEQHGEKYFRDLETQFLQNFKNDYCIISTGGGVTMRKENQKIMRNTGLVMFLDAPFREIWRRIHRDPNRPIVRQSTREEIEALHKARYRDYKQTAHITIRTEFRTLRQITQYAAFQVNRLKSERFDLN